From the genome of Corallococcus macrosporus DSM 14697:
AAGCTCCCCGACGACTCCTGAGCGCCAGCGCTCACCGACGCCATGACGCCCGCCACCACGGCCAGGTTCTTCCAGTTGCTTGCCTTCATGAGACGTCCCTCCGTTGCGTAGGCCCGGCGCACATGTCCGGGCGCTCGGCGCCTCTTCTAGCCAATGGGCGCGGCGGAACATCATTTATTTCGTCATGGTTCTGAACAGTCACGCCGAAGTCAGGTGGGTTCAGCCGTGTGACGGCGCCACCAGGGCCCCGCGTCCAGCAGATGTGTACGGCCCGGCAATGGGTGAAACCCATTCTTGCGCGCCGAGAAACCGCGCTCCATGACAGGCCCAGCCCGCGGGCGGCTTCGAGGACTTCCTCACCGGCTTCCTGGTGGACGCGAAGAAGCCGGAGACCCTCGCGCGGCCGGTGGGCCTGCTGGAGCACCCGGACGGGAGCCTGCTGCTGACGGACGACGGCAACGGGCGCATCTACCGCATCCACTACACGCGCCAGGTCAACTGTCCCAGGACAGCGTGTACTCGCTGTCCAGCAGGGACGTCTGGCCGCCGCGCACCTGGATGTCCTGGGCGCCTACGGCGAGGAGCGCGCCTTCGAGCATGCCCTCATTGTAGGCCACGGGGGTGAAGATGCGGCGCATGTGGATGCGGCCCGAGCGCGGGCCGGTCCACGCCACCTGGAGCTCGCCGAAGTTGATGGCCATGCGGTAGGCCTCCGGGAGCATCTCCACCAGGCGCTTGGGCTCGCCGCCCACCTGCTGGCGGACCTCGGCGCCGAACATGGAGTTGATGAAGGCCAGCGTGCCCTGGACGCCGAGCTGCCGCATGGCCTCCTCGACGCCGCCGAGCTGCGGGGCCAACAACCCGGCCGCGGAGAAGAACACGCGCATGAAGGGCGGGACGGGGTAGAGCTCGGTGGTGTCCAGGTCGGCGGGGAAGTCACCGCCTTGCTGGATGCGGGCCACGGCCTGCTCACCGCCGAGGAAGCGCACGGTGTCGAGGACGGCGGCGAAGTGCATGCCGCGAATCCCCTCGGACGCCTCCACGAGCGCGAGCCGCGAGCTCAGCTCGCGCTCCACATCCTCTGGCGTGTCCCACTTGCCGCGCTCCATGCTGGCCTCCCGTCGAAAAACGCGGGGATGCTGGCACAGCCTGGCCACCCGCGCGAACTCCGGGCGGCCGTGGCGCGGTGCGTCCCACCTGTCACGTCCGTCGCGCGACGTGACTCAGGGCGCGGGCTGGACGGCCGGCGCGGCCGCCTCGCGGCGCAGGCGCGCTTCGAAGACGAAGGTGCCGAAGGGGAGCAGCGACGCGAAGACGCCGCCCACCACGCGCAGGAAGGACCAGCGGTGGACGATGGCCGCCTCCATCAGCGCGAAGAGATAGAGGACGAAGAGCAGGCCGTGGGCCCAGCCGGTGAACTTCACGGCCTGCGGCATGCCCGCCAGGTACTTCAGGGGCATGGCGATGAAGAAGAGCGCGATGACGGACAGGCCCTCCGCGAGGGCCACGGCGCGGAAACGTCCCAGAGGCGTGTTCAGCATGAAATCTCCCCCGCCTGTTTCCCACTCCCGGACGCCGCGGTCCATGAGTCATGGTGACGCAGGGGGGCTGCCTGGTTGGCTGCTGGGGGCTGGAGGAACGGCGTCCCGTTCCGTTCCAGGGAGTTCTCCGGTGTGCCCCTTCCATCCACGTTGGAGGGACACACTGGAGGCACCTGCGTGGGGGGCCTGGGGCTAGCTCGTACTGATGACGTCCTGAGCTGCCTGGAGGCGACGGGGGCTCCGCATGCCCAGTTCGACCATGACCTCGCGGGCTCGCTTCGCCATCTCGTGCAGTTCCGCCGCCACTTCGTTCCGGCCGTAGACGGCTCCCTCTCCAAGCCAGCGGCGCAGGTCCGCCGCCAGCTCGCGCGCCGTCTGGTAGCGGGCGTCTGGCTGGGGCTGAAGGAGCTTGCGCAGCGTCACGCTCAACGCCTGCGGAAGCGGCTCGGTCAACATCTCCAGGTCCGCCTGCGTGTAGGTCGCCGCGCGCCAGATGGCATCCGCCACCATGGGAGGGCTCCCCGCGAGATGAGCCCGTTGGATGGCACGCCGGACACGCGACCGCTGCCGAACCGACAGCGAGCCTTTCACCTCCTCGGTCAATGCGTCCGGAGCATCAAGGAGGTTCCTGCCCGTCGCGAGTTCAAGCAGGACGTTGCCCAGCGCGAAGAGGTCCGACCTCGCGTCCACCCGGCCCGTCAGGAGCATTTCCGGGGAGGAGTAGAACGCATCCCCTTGCGGCCGACGCACCGTGGACGAAACGCGGCCGGGCAGGTCCGACAGGGCGAGCCCGAAGTCAGCGACCTGCACGTCGCCGTTCCAGTCGACGAAGAGGCGCTCCACGTCGAGCGCCCGGTGAACGATGTGGAGGGCGCGCCCCTGCTCGTCCTTCGCCTCGTGGGCATGCTCCAGGGCCTCTGCGGCTCGCACACCCACATGGAGGGTGAAGAGGGGCGAGAACCGGCGACCGCACTCCCCGGACAGCGTCAGCAGCGTGCTGATGCTGTGCCCCGACGGGTGCTCGGTGATGACGTACCAGCACCCTTCCGCCTTGTGGAGCCCGTGGACACGGAGGATGCCCGGATGGTGGAGATACGCCGCGAGGCGCACCTGCTCTTCAAGCTTCGCCCGTGCCCGCTTGATGCGGGGCATCTCCATCAACTTCGGAACGCCGACCGCCTTGAGCAGCACCTTGCCTCGGATGCCGCCTTCCGCAGTGCGGCGCCGGGCCAGCAGAAGACTCAACCCATGGTGAACCTCGCCCAGGTCTTCGCGAAACTCGTACTGAAAGCCGTCCCGCGTGAAGAGAATCGCCCCGCGAGGAAGCCTGAATTCACTTGCCGACATGCTCTTTCCTCCCCTTCCGCGCAGGCATCCCAGGCCCACGCGTCACGGAGCAGGTTACCCACAGAGTGGTCAGCAGAGGAACTACCCTGAAAGGTCCTGTCGGGTCTGGCGAGGAGGGGGCGAAAAGCGAGCACCTACCCACCACGTCACCCGGCCCCTCATTTGGGCCAGTGGTGCACGACCCATCCGCCTGTCCGGTTGTAGGCCTTCACCTTGCCGTCCTTGAATCCGTAGGCCTTCGCCTCAGCCACGACGCAGATGGGGTACTCGTCCTGCCCCGGGAGCTTCACGCGGTCATACCGGACGATGAGTGCTGGCCCATTCGAACTCCCCATCTTCTCGGGGAGGTAATAGGCCTTGCCGTAGAAGCGCGTCCCGGCAGGGGCAACCTCCAGTTGCCGTATGACGGAGATGCCTTTCGGGACCACGCCCACCACCTCTGAACCAGCGGTGAACCACACGGTGTCCGCCGGTAGGCGGTCATCCATGACGATGGTGAAGGGCTCGCCGTATTCCCAGCGGAGCTGCTCCTCCATGGCCTGTCTTGCCCCATCTGGGCAGGAGAAGGACTCGGGCCGGATTTGAGCCCCTGGGCAACCCGCCGCCAGCGCCGCCACGAGCGATAGCGACGCGCACTTGACGGCAGCAACGGCCTTCTTCGGCATACGCGGTGTGCGTCCTGGGGGCGGCATTTCAGACGGGGTCTTCACGGTTGAACCTTCCTTCGGAACGGCAACGGTTGCTGGCCCCGGAGTCGTCACGGGCGAGGCACTGAGGGGGGACATAGCAGGAGGGGTTGTCTTGGGCGGTGGGGAATGGGTGGCGACGGGAGCGCGCGCGTCCATGGCGTCGCGCCGCTCGACAGGCCGCCAGGGAACGCCCCCCCAGGAGCGCCAGAGGAGCGCGACAACGACCAGCGCGACAATCCCGGCGAGCCCCATCATCCACTGGCTTCGGCCCAGCGGGCGCTCACCCCGGGCAACGTGCCGCTTGAGCGGCGGAGGGCTGGTGGGAATCACCAGGGCCTCAGGGACCGGCCCTCCGTGACGCTGCTCCGACGGCGGATGGCCTGGCACGTCGTATTCGGCGGAAGGCTCGGCTCGGAGTTCCGCCAGTTCGCGGCGCAGCGCCTCGGTGTCAACCGGGCGCCGCTTGGGGTCCAGGGCCACCATGCTCTCAATGAGGTCGCTCACCGCCGCTGGAACCCGCGCATTCGCCAGGCGCGGCGAAGGCGGCGGCAAGGCTGCGTTGTTCAAGTCGAAGCGCGGACGAAACTCCGTCGGTCGCGGGTCCGTCAGCAGCTCATGGAGCATGACGCCGACCGCGAAGATTTCGTCGGCGACCTGGAAGGCGTAGCGGGCCCGGTGCTCATCCTTGTGCTCGCGCAGGAACTTGAATTGCTCAGGTGCGCGGTAGCGGTCCGTGCCCGGAGGCAAGCCTCCGTCTGTCAGGGCTTCGGAAAGAGCGTAGGTCGCGCAACTGAAGTCGATGATGACCGGCTCACCGTCGCTTTTCCGAATGAGCACGTTGGACAGCTTCAAGTCCCGATGAAAGACGCCCCGGCCGTGCATGTACGCCAGCGCACCGGCGAGCTTCTCGAACACTCCGAGGACTTCGCGAACGGTTGGGTGCTTGCGCTCCACCCACTCCGCGAGCGTCCAACCGTCTATGTAGTCGAGCGCGAGGTACAGGTTGCCGCTCTCCGCGAAACCATGCCCCTGCGGCCTGACGATATTCGGATGGTCCAGCATGAGCAGCACCGTCAGCTCTCGCAGCGTCCGGGTGTGGGTCTGCTTGGGGTCCCCACTGGCTTCACGGTGTTGGGCCACCTTGATGGCGCGGTGTTGGCCGTTCTTCTCACCCAGGAAGACGCGGGCGAAACCGCCTGCCCCGAGTGCCTTGGCCACCTGCCACCCGTCAATCAACGAACCAGGCGGCAGGTCAAGCAACGTCACGTTCATCGGGCATCCCCTGCGATGAGCTTTGGGAAGCGCACGCCTGGAATCGCGAGGCGACGCCCCCCATCCCCGAGCACCTCCAGGGTGAAGACGAGGTCCGCATTCGCCGTTGGCACCTCCACGACCGCGAGCACGCGCCCTTGCCCCCCCGGAGCAATGGGCCCCGGCCGCTCCGCGATGAGCCGCGCGCGCAGGGGCGCGCCAACACGCCCCTTGAACGTCGCCGCTCGTGGTGTCCACGCGGAGCGCTCAGAGCGGTTCTCAATCCTCACGTCGGCCAGAACCCAACCCCTGCCACGAAGAGCAATGTACGACTCCACAGCAAGCTCCTGCACGGGATCTAGCCCCTGGCTGCTGGACGTCGTGACCCCTCCAATGCCCACGTAGCCGAGCAGCACGAAGTCTTCCGGCTTCGGCACCGGGCATTGGGTGCTGGGCTGGCAAACCGTGTTTGGCGCCTCCGGGCGCTCCACGTCGATCCGGGAGTCCACTTCGGCCGGGTCGGTTACGAGCGCGAAGGCGGCCCTCGCAGGCGCCTTGCCGTCCGCGAAGAAGACTCCCATCTCTTGGCGTTCGTCCTTCGGGAGGTCGGACACGGCCTGAACGATGACCGACCGCTCCCCCGCGTCCAAGACGCGGAGCCGCGATTCGTCGAAGGTGAGGGACTTCCGTTGAATCGGAGAGGGGAACAGGAACAACGTCGGTGTGTCCTGGGCGATGTGGACCACGGGCAGAGGCTCACCTGCGCCATTCGCGACGGTGACGGAGCGCTCGCGTCTGACGCGGGGGCCCGGTGACGGCTCGGCGTGCGCCGCTGCTCCCCATGCAAGCGCCAGCGCAAAGGCCAATCTGAAAGGTTGGAGCAAGGACGCGTGACCTCCCACATGGGCAGGCTACCATCACCAACATCCGCGCAGGGGAACTCCCGCCGCCGCGTCGGGTCATGCCACCGTTGGGGCACACTGGGGTGCTACGGCTCGGGCGCGGGGGGCCACCCGCTTCGTTCAGGCTTCGTCGTCGGGAAGGAGTGTTCGGAGCAACGCGTCGTCAGGTCCCAGCGGGCGCCAACCAGGAGGCGGGGGATTGGCGAAGAGCGCGTCACTTGCTTGATCAACCCGAAGCTTATGGGTTTCGGGTGTGAAGGAGTACCAAGCAGCCAGTGCGCGAGCGACATCCATCCGGACGTCACCATCCAGCACGGGTGGCCAGCCGTTGGGAAGACGCGCGTACAACTCCCGCACGAGTTGCCCACGCACCAATCGGGTGAGCATCTTGCTGCGTTCAGCCTCGGCGACCAGCCCCCTGAACACCTGAACGCCGGCGACATCATCCGAGCCAAGCTCCTCTGCAAGAGCGACCAGGGACGCAGTAGGACGGGCATCGGCAAAGGCGGTGACCGAGTCGTACCCTCGCTCGCGGACTCGTTCATACAGGCGGGCTACCCAGTTCCCCTCCCATGAACGACCGTCGGTCATCGGCCT
Proteins encoded in this window:
- a CDS encoding DUF2378 family protein, producing MERGKWDTPEDVERELSSRLALVEASEGIRGMHFAAVLDTVRFLGGEQAVARIQQGGDFPADLDTTELYPVPPFMRVFFSAAGLLAPQLGGVEEAMRQLGVQGTLAFINSMFGAEVRQQVGGEPKRLVEMLPEAYRMAINFGELQVAWTGPRSGRIHMRRIFTPVAYNEGMLEGALLAVGAQDIQVRGGQTSLLDSEYTLSWDS
- a CDS encoding DUF3817 domain-containing protein is translated as MLNTPLGRFRAVALAEGLSVIALFFIAMPLKYLAGMPQAVKFTGWAHGLLFVLYLFALMEAAIVHRWSFLRVVGGVFASLLPFGTFVFEARLRREAAAPAVQPAP
- a CDS encoding serine/threonine protein kinase; the encoded protein is MSASEFRLPRGAILFTRDGFQYEFREDLGEVHHGLSLLLARRRTAEGGIRGKVLLKAVGVPKLMEMPRIKRARAKLEEQVRLAAYLHHPGILRVHGLHKAEGCWYVITEHPSGHSISTLLTLSGECGRRFSPLFTLHVGVRAAEALEHAHEAKDEQGRALHIVHRALDVERLFVDWNGDVQVADFGLALSDLPGRVSSTVRRPQGDAFYSSPEMLLTGRVDARSDLFALGNVLLELATGRNLLDAPDALTEEVKGSLSVRQRSRVRRAIQRAHLAGSPPMVADAIWRAATYTQADLEMLTEPLPQALSVTLRKLLQPQPDARYQTARELAADLRRWLGEGAVYGRNEVAAELHEMAKRAREVMVELGMRSPRRLQAAQDVISTS
- a CDS encoding serine/threonine protein kinase; translated protein: MNVTLLDLPPGSLIDGWQVAKALGAGGFARVFLGEKNGQHRAIKVAQHREASGDPKQTHTRTLRELTVLLMLDHPNIVRPQGHGFAESGNLYLALDYIDGWTLAEWVERKHPTVREVLGVFEKLAGALAYMHGRGVFHRDLKLSNVLIRKSDGEPVIIDFSCATYALSEALTDGGLPPGTDRYRAPEQFKFLREHKDEHRARYAFQVADEIFAVGVMLHELLTDPRPTEFRPRFDLNNAALPPPSPRLANARVPAAVSDLIESMVALDPKRRPVDTEALRRELAELRAEPSAEYDVPGHPPSEQRHGGPVPEALVIPTSPPPLKRHVARGERPLGRSQWMMGLAGIVALVVVALLWRSWGGVPWRPVERRDAMDARAPVATHSPPPKTTPPAMSPLSASPVTTPGPATVAVPKEGSTVKTPSEMPPPGRTPRMPKKAVAAVKCASLSLVAALAAGCPGAQIRPESFSCPDGARQAMEEQLRWEYGEPFTIVMDDRLPADTVWFTAGSEVVGVVPKGISVIRQLEVAPAGTRFYGKAYYLPEKMGSSNGPALIVRYDRVKLPGQDEYPICVVAEAKAYGFKDGKVKAYNRTGGWVVHHWPK
- a CDS encoding DUF2381 family protein, with translation MLQPFRLAFALALAWGAAAHAEPSPGPRVRRERSVTVANGAGEPLPVVHIAQDTPTLFLFPSPIQRKSLTFDESRLRVLDAGERSVIVQAVSDLPKDERQEMGVFFADGKAPARAAFALVTDPAEVDSRIDVERPEAPNTVCQPSTQCPVPKPEDFVLLGYVGIGGVTTSSSQGLDPVQELAVESYIALRGRGWVLADVRIENRSERSAWTPRAATFKGRVGAPLRARLIAERPGPIAPGGQGRVLAVVEVPTANADLVFTLEVLGDGGRRLAIPGVRFPKLIAGDAR
- a CDS encoding NUDIX hydrolase, whose amino-acid sequence is MTDGRSWEGNWVARLYERVRERGYDSVTAFADARPTASLVALAEELGSDDVAGVQVFRGLVAEAERSKMLTRLVRGQLVRELYARLPNGWPPVLDGDVRMDVARALAAWYSFTPETHKLRVDQASDALFANPPPPGWRPLGPDDALLRTLLPDDEA